In one window of Duganella dendranthematis DNA:
- a CDS encoding methyl-accepting chemotaxis protein: MGFLSNFNIGKRLGLGFFLILAMTVLIAVVGVWRLAEVGDSTRTMMAAPLTKERMITDWYSLNFASIRRTAAIVKSEDPSLGAYFKADSAESVKKAAELLKGIEPLIAETGPEHELFARILEQRKAYSASRDGAVKAKGEGNAEEAARILDQKFTPAAQLYQDLLQQLVTMQRDSIDATARAIDDNTSHSRMLIVVLSVIAVAIGAVLSWLLTHGIVRPIQDAVTVAETVAAGDLTHVIDARTNDETGKLLRALRNMNDSLVGIVSEVRVGTDTIATASHEISAGNLDLSSRTEQQASALEETAASMEELTTTVRQNADNARQANQLAIAASEVATQGGAVVSEVVTTMSAINESSKKIVDIISVIDGIAFQTNILALNAAVEAARAGEQGRGFAVVASEVRTLAQRSAAAAKEIKELITASVSNVDAGAKLVDTAGVTMEQVVSSIRRVTDIMAEITSASQEQTGGIEQVNGAIGQMDQATQQNAALVEEAAAAAGSLQEQATRLAEAVGVFKINAPAKAAPVFARKAPAPRQLSTARPVAAKAVKKTTQASDDWEEF, encoded by the coding sequence ATGGGATTTCTCTCGAATTTCAATATTGGAAAACGCCTGGGATTAGGCTTTTTCCTCATTCTGGCGATGACGGTATTGATCGCCGTGGTCGGTGTGTGGCGCCTGGCGGAGGTCGGCGATTCGACCCGCACCATGATGGCTGCGCCGCTCACCAAGGAGCGTATGATTACCGACTGGTATAGCCTCAATTTCGCCTCGATCCGCCGCACCGCGGCCATCGTCAAGAGCGAAGACCCGTCGCTGGGCGCCTATTTCAAGGCCGATTCGGCCGAATCGGTCAAGAAAGCGGCTGAGCTGCTCAAGGGCATCGAGCCGCTGATCGCGGAAACCGGTCCGGAACACGAGCTGTTCGCCCGGATCCTGGAACAGCGCAAGGCCTACAGCGCGTCGCGCGACGGCGCCGTCAAGGCCAAGGGCGAGGGCAATGCCGAGGAAGCAGCGCGCATCCTGGACCAGAAATTCACCCCGGCCGCGCAGCTGTATCAAGATCTGCTGCAACAGCTGGTGACGATGCAGCGCGACAGCATCGACGCCACCGCCCGCGCCATTGACGACAACACCAGCCACAGCCGCATGCTGATCGTGGTGCTGAGCGTGATCGCAGTGGCGATCGGCGCCGTGCTGTCCTGGCTGCTGACGCATGGCATCGTGCGGCCGATCCAGGACGCCGTCACGGTGGCGGAAACGGTGGCCGCCGGCGACCTGACACACGTGATCGACGCCCGCACCAACGACGAGACCGGCAAGCTGCTGCGCGCACTGCGCAATATGAACGACAGCCTGGTGGGCATCGTCAGCGAAGTACGCGTTGGTACCGACACCATTGCCACCGCATCGCATGAAATCAGCGCCGGCAACCTGGACCTGTCGTCGCGCACCGAGCAGCAGGCCAGTGCGCTGGAAGAAACCGCCGCCTCGATGGAAGAACTGACCACCACCGTGCGCCAGAATGCCGACAACGCGCGCCAGGCCAACCAGCTGGCCATCGCCGCATCGGAAGTGGCAACCCAGGGCGGCGCCGTGGTCAGCGAAGTGGTCACCACCATGAGCGCGATTAACGAGTCGTCGAAGAAGATCGTCGACATCATTTCGGTCATCGATGGCATCGCCTTCCAGACCAACATCCTGGCGCTGAATGCCGCCGTGGAAGCCGCCCGTGCCGGCGAGCAGGGCCGTGGCTTCGCCGTGGTCGCCAGCGAGGTGCGTACGCTGGCCCAGCGCTCGGCCGCCGCCGCCAAGGAAATCAAGGAACTAATCACCGCCTCGGTGAGCAATGTGGATGCCGGCGCCAAGCTGGTGGACACTGCCGGCGTGACCATGGAACAAGTGGTCAGCAGCATCCGCCGCGTCACCGACATCATGGCCGAGATCACCAGTGCCAGCCAGGAGCAGACCGGCGGCATCGAGCAGGTCAACGGCGCCATCGGCCAGATGGACCAGGCTACCCAGCAGAATGCCGCGCTGGTGGAAGAGGCCGCCGCTGCCGCCGGTTCGCTGCAGGAACAGGCTACCCGCCTGGCCGAAGCGGTCGGCGTGTTCAAGATCAACGCCCCGGCCAAGGCCGCGCCGGTGTTCGCCCGCAAGGCGCCGGCGCCGCGTCAGTTGAGCACGGCGCGTCCGGTCGCCGCCAAAGCTGTCAAAAAGACCACGCAGGCCAGCGACGACTGGGAAGAATTCTGA
- a CDS encoding LysR family transcriptional regulator, whose translation MDLLALTDFNLVARHGGFGKAARATGRPKATLSRRVAELETSLGLRLLERGARTLKLTEEGRALHERTGALLSEIEEAATDIAAGATTPRGRLRISAPLLFSQTAMGKLAAEFALKYPQIRLEVTTEDRPVDMVEEGYDLVIRVNPDPDATLVGRIFVRDRLVVVAAPQMPRPASDDEPVPAVVRGANGDETLWQVSVAGDSARIAVQPVLQLSSLLMVRDAARAGAGIATLPVSLVNHDLAAGTLAHWGDIEGSEIALWTLYPSRRLLSNRVSAFLDFIKQAFPHGTPDELAAYSTR comes from the coding sequence ATGGATTTACTTGCTCTCACGGACTTCAACCTGGTCGCCAGGCATGGCGGCTTCGGCAAGGCAGCGCGTGCCACCGGCCGGCCCAAGGCCACCTTGTCGCGCCGGGTGGCGGAACTGGAGACCAGCCTGGGCCTGCGCCTGCTGGAACGCGGCGCACGCACCCTGAAACTGACCGAGGAAGGCCGCGCGCTGCACGAGCGCACCGGCGCATTGCTCAGCGAAATAGAAGAAGCGGCCACCGACATTGCCGCCGGTGCCACTACGCCACGCGGGCGACTGCGCATCAGCGCACCGCTGTTGTTTTCGCAGACGGCGATGGGCAAGCTGGCCGCCGAGTTCGCGCTGAAGTATCCGCAGATACGCCTGGAAGTGACGACCGAGGATCGCCCGGTGGACATGGTGGAGGAAGGCTACGATCTGGTGATCCGCGTGAATCCGGATCCGGATGCAACTCTGGTGGGGCGCATCTTCGTGCGCGACCGTCTGGTGGTGGTAGCCGCGCCGCAGATGCCCCGGCCAGCAAGTGATGATGAGCCGGTCCCGGCCGTGGTGCGCGGCGCCAATGGCGATGAGACGTTGTGGCAGGTTAGCGTGGCCGGTGACAGTGCACGAATCGCGGTCCAGCCCGTCCTTCAACTCTCATCGCTGCTGATGGTGCGCGACGCCGCACGCGCAGGCGCCGGCATCGCCACGCTGCCGGTCTCACTGGTGAACCATGATCTTGCCGCCGGCACACTAGCCCATTGGGGCGACATCGAAGGCTCCGAGATCGCCTTGTGGACTCTATATCCATCACGCCGCCTGCTAAGCAACCGCGTCTCCGCCTTCCTCGACTTCATCAAACAAGCCTTCCCCCACGGCACACCGGACGAACTGGCGGCTTACAGCACGCGATGA
- a CDS encoding organic hydroperoxide resistance protein — protein MSLEKVLYTAHAKTTGGREGQSASSDGHLSVKLSTPKELGGGGGEGTNPEQLFASGYAACFIGAMKFVGGRDKIAIPADLSVETAVGIGPLPTGFGIQVEHKISLPGMDRETAQKLVDAAHIVCPYSNATRGNIDVTLTIV, from the coding sequence ATGTCGCTCGAAAAAGTCCTCTACACTGCACACGCTAAAACCACTGGCGGCCGCGAAGGCCAATCGGCCTCGTCGGATGGTCACCTGTCCGTCAAACTGAGCACCCCGAAAGAACTCGGCGGCGGCGGCGGTGAAGGTACCAACCCAGAACAACTGTTCGCTTCCGGCTACGCAGCCTGCTTCATCGGCGCCATGAAATTCGTCGGCGGCCGTGACAAGATCGCCATTCCAGCCGACCTGTCGGTGGAAACCGCCGTCGGCATCGGCCCACTGCCTACCGGCTTCGGTATCCAGGTTGAGCACAAAATTTCGCTGCCAGGCATGGACCGCGAAACCGCGCAGAAACTGGTCGACGCAGCGCACATCGTCTGCCCTTACTCGAACGCCACCCGTGGCAACATCGACGTGACCCTGACCATCGTTTAA
- a CDS encoding GNAT family N-acetyltransferase, with translation MIEWHWLAFDDIPRNDWYEVLRQRQAVFILEQTCLYPDIDGCDPVCHHLMGWREIDGQRTLVAYLRCVPPGVKFDEMSLGRVLTTQAGRGTGVGRELLAKAIPLSEKLHPGYRFRIGAQAHLEKFYGSFGFETVTAPYDEDGIMHVDMVR, from the coding sequence ATGATTGAGTGGCACTGGCTGGCTTTTGACGACATTCCCCGCAACGACTGGTATGAAGTGCTGCGCCAGCGGCAGGCCGTCTTCATCCTCGAACAAACCTGTTTGTATCCGGATATCGACGGCTGCGATCCGGTCTGCCATCACCTGATGGGCTGGCGCGAGATCGACGGCCAGCGCACGCTGGTGGCCTATTTGCGCTGCGTGCCGCCGGGCGTGAAGTTTGACGAGATGTCGCTGGGCCGCGTGCTGACCACGCAGGCTGGTCGTGGCACAGGCGTAGGCCGCGAGCTGCTGGCCAAGGCGATTCCATTGTCCGAGAAGCTGCATCCAGGCTACCGTTTCCGCATCGGCGCACAGGCGCACCTGGAAAAATTCTACGGCAGCTTCGGCTTCGAGACGGTGACCGCGCCGTACGATGAAGACGGCATCATGCACGTGGATATGGTGCGCTGA
- a CDS encoding SDR family oxidoreductase, whose protein sequence is MTILVTGATGRVGSQVVQQLVQRGAAVRVLVRDPSKTAFPASVEVVQGDLLDLDALRAAFEGVNTLFLLNAVAGDEFTQALITLNMARTCGVERVVYLSVLHSDRFANVPHFAVKLGAERMIEQMGFSATILRPAYFIDNDHMVKDVIVNHGVYPMPIGGTGIAMIDVRDIAEVAAIELIRRDQAPGKLPNQIINLVGPDTLTGSALAAIWTEVLGRPVVYGGDDPSGFEQNLATFMPKWMAYEMRLMAERFVSDGLLPEAGDQERLTTLLGRPLHTYREFASAIAAQ, encoded by the coding sequence ATGACCATCCTCGTTACAGGCGCCACCGGCCGCGTCGGCAGCCAAGTCGTTCAGCAACTCGTTCAACGCGGCGCGGCAGTGCGCGTGTTGGTGCGCGATCCATCGAAAACCGCGTTTCCCGCCAGCGTGGAGGTGGTGCAAGGCGACTTGCTCGATCTCGACGCCCTGCGTGCTGCGTTTGAAGGCGTCAACACGCTGTTTCTGCTCAACGCCGTTGCGGGCGACGAGTTCACCCAGGCGCTGATCACGCTGAACATGGCGCGCACTTGCGGCGTCGAGCGCGTGGTCTATCTGTCGGTACTGCACAGCGACCGCTTCGCCAACGTGCCGCACTTCGCGGTGAAGCTGGGCGCCGAGCGCATGATCGAACAGATGGGTTTCAGCGCTACGATACTGCGGCCGGCGTACTTCATCGACAACGACCACATGGTTAAGGACGTCATCGTCAACCACGGCGTGTATCCGATGCCGATTGGTGGCACGGGGATTGCCATGATCGATGTGCGTGACATCGCCGAGGTGGCAGCGATCGAGCTGATCCGCCGAGACCAGGCGCCCGGCAAGTTGCCGAACCAGATCATCAACCTGGTCGGCCCGGACACGCTGACCGGTTCGGCGTTAGCGGCAATCTGGACCGAGGTACTGGGACGCCCGGTCGTCTATGGCGGCGATGACCCGAGCGGCTTCGAGCAGAACCTGGCCACCTTCATGCCGAAGTGGATGGCCTATGAAATGCGCCTGATGGCCGAGCGCTTTGTCAGCGATGGCCTGCTGCCGGAAGCGGGCGACCAGGAGCGCCTGACCACGCTGCTCGGCCGCCCCTTGCACACCTATCGCGAATTCGCCTCTGCGATCGCAGCGCAGTAA
- a CDS encoding amidohydrolase, with the protein MKSPRLFRRTLLAACLITAATSQAASLPAPLAAQLTADYPKLASFYQDLHAHPELGFNERETAAKLAERAKALGFDVTTGVGGTGVVAILRNGPGPTVMLRTEMDALPVLEKTGLSFASSVTTKNAAGDTVPVAHACGHDLHMSAWYGTAKLLSENRKAWSGTLMLVGQPSEEPLNGAAAMLKDGLFTRFPKPDYALSMHDDASMASGTIMWHAGAFRASADTVTITMFGQGGHGAVPHETRDPVVMAARLVLALQTLVSRENNPLDPVVITVGSIQGGTQANIVPDQVKLALTVRTFRPEVRQRVLASIAREARGEAIAAGAPKEPLVDIKPGTDSVYNDPELMARAIKAVEKAVGPEFVKEMPPKMTSEDFAMYGQQPGVKALLIHVGAVDADRLAAAKKAGQPLPGTHSPQWAPDLQPTLMNTIKAETAILLDLMPPKR; encoded by the coding sequence ATGAAATCTCCCCGTTTATTCCGCCGCACGCTGCTGGCTGCCTGCCTGATTACCGCCGCCACCAGCCAGGCCGCATCGTTGCCCGCCCCGTTGGCGGCCCAGCTGACCGCCGATTACCCCAAACTGGCCAGCTTCTACCAGGACCTGCACGCGCATCCCGAGCTGGGCTTCAACGAACGCGAAACCGCCGCCAAGCTGGCCGAGCGCGCCAAGGCACTGGGCTTTGACGTGACCACCGGCGTGGGCGGCACCGGCGTCGTCGCGATCCTGCGCAACGGACCCGGCCCGACCGTCATGCTGCGGACCGAAATGGATGCGCTGCCAGTGCTGGAGAAAACCGGCCTGTCGTTTGCCAGCTCGGTCACCACCAAAAACGCCGCCGGCGACACCGTGCCGGTGGCCCACGCCTGCGGCCACGACCTGCATATGTCGGCCTGGTATGGCACGGCGAAACTGTTGTCGGAAAATCGCAAGGCCTGGAGCGGCACGCTGATGCTGGTCGGCCAGCCGTCGGAAGAGCCGCTGAACGGCGCCGCCGCCATGCTGAAGGACGGACTGTTCACGCGCTTCCCGAAACCGGACTACGCGTTGTCCATGCATGACGACGCCAGCATGGCTTCCGGCACCATCATGTGGCATGCCGGCGCCTTCCGCGCATCGGCCGACACCGTCACGATCACCATGTTTGGCCAGGGCGGCCACGGCGCCGTGCCGCATGAAACGCGCGATCCGGTGGTAATGGCGGCGCGCCTGGTGCTGGCGTTGCAGACCTTGGTGTCGCGCGAGAACAATCCGCTGGACCCGGTGGTGATCACGGTCGGCAGCATCCAGGGCGGCACCCAGGCCAATATCGTGCCGGACCAGGTCAAGCTGGCGCTGACCGTGCGCACCTTCCGTCCAGAAGTGCGCCAGCGTGTACTGGCCAGCATCGCCCGCGAAGCGCGCGGCGAAGCCATCGCAGCCGGCGCGCCGAAAGAACCGCTGGTGGACATTAAGCCAGGCACGGATTCGGTCTACAACGATCCTGAACTGATGGCGCGCGCCATCAAGGCGGTGGAAAAAGCCGTCGGCCCGGAGTTTGTGAAAGAGATGCCGCCGAAGATGACGTCGGAAGACTTCGCCATGTACGGCCAGCAGCCGGGTGTGAAAGCGCTGCTGATCCACGTCGGCGCGGTGGACGCCGACCGTCTGGCAGCAGCGAAGAAAGCCGGGCAGCCACTGCCCGGCACCCACTCGCCGCAATGGGCGCCAGACCTGCAGCCGACCTTGATGAACACCATCAAGGCCGAAACCGCGATCCTGCTCGACCTGATGCCGCCGAAGCGCTAA
- a CDS encoding sensor histidine kinase, which produces MASERMLKLGVAAGAAGLMALSVAADLLSSTPEPRRIVLCGLLAVAPAALMWQCLRRLAPRAPRMETVHSRFTDDDTARPTAYSADARASVAHPPSTDTMLALEARLEHAPIALFRIDHAAGAGAVSPLNAAARRLLAPGRASAPQDLHQLLAAQPVGHRQLVSFDTERGAERALVAVSALAVQGASQRLAALMPVESELEAEALNAWRELVQVLTHEIMNSLTPVASLSRTACGLLDEAQANLPSDIHADLGTALDAIARRAASLVDFVGSYRSLCTVPQAEAQRVLLEELFDRLKALLEPQWQGKLTFSVEPASLEVMIDPGQLEQALINLLKNASEAGTQAQVRARLSRGGRLRIEVADNGPGVPEALAAHIFTPFFSTKKQGRGIGLAMVRHLVHANGGTVRHARSVGAGARFILTF; this is translated from the coding sequence ATGGCATCTGAACGCATGCTCAAGCTGGGCGTGGCGGCCGGCGCGGCGGGCCTGATGGCGCTGTCGGTCGCCGCCGACCTGCTGTCGTCAACACCCGAACCACGCCGCATCGTCTTGTGCGGCCTGCTGGCCGTTGCACCGGCCGCCCTGATGTGGCAATGCCTGCGCCGCCTCGCCCCGCGCGCACCGCGCATGGAGACAGTGCATAGCCGCTTTACCGACGACGACACCGCGCGGCCGACGGCCTACAGCGCCGACGCCCGCGCCAGTGTCGCGCATCCGCCATCGACCGACACCATGCTCGCCCTGGAAGCCCGCCTTGAACACGCGCCTATCGCGCTATTCCGCATCGACCATGCAGCGGGCGCTGGTGCGGTATCGCCGCTGAACGCCGCCGCCCGCCGTCTGCTGGCGCCAGGCCGCGCCAGCGCCCCGCAAGACCTGCATCAACTGCTGGCCGCGCAGCCGGTCGGTCACCGTCAACTGGTCAGTTTCGACACCGAACGCGGCGCCGAGCGCGCACTGGTCGCCGTTTCAGCGCTGGCAGTGCAAGGCGCATCGCAACGCCTGGCCGCCCTGATGCCGGTAGAAAGCGAACTGGAAGCCGAAGCCCTCAACGCCTGGCGCGAACTGGTACAAGTGCTCACGCACGAAATCATGAACTCCCTGACACCGGTAGCCTCGCTGTCGCGCACCGCCTGTGGCTTGCTGGACGAAGCGCAGGCCAACCTGCCGTCCGACATCCACGCCGACCTGGGCACCGCGCTCGACGCCATCGCCCGCCGCGCCGCCAGCCTGGTCGACTTTGTCGGCAGCTACCGCAGCTTGTGCACCGTGCCGCAAGCAGAGGCGCAGCGCGTTCTGCTGGAAGAATTGTTTGATCGCCTGAAGGCGCTGCTGGAACCGCAGTGGCAGGGCAAGCTGACCTTCTCGGTCGAACCGGCGTCGCTGGAAGTGATGATCGATCCGGGGCAGCTGGAGCAAGCCCTGATCAATTTGCTGAAGAACGCTTCGGAAGCCGGCACGCAAGCGCAGGTGCGCGCGCGCCTCAGTCGTGGGGGAAGGCTGCGCATCGAAGTCGCGGACAACGGTCCCGGCGTGCCGGAAGCGCTGGCCGCGCACATCTTCACGCCGTTCTTCTCGACCAAAAAACAGGGCAGGGGCATCGGCCTGGCGATGGTGCGCCACCTGGTGCACGCCAACGGCGGCACGGTGCGTCACGCGCGCTCGGTCGGCGCCGGCGCGCGCTTCATCCTGACGTTTTAA